One stretch of Macaca nemestrina isolate mMacNem1 chromosome 17, mMacNem.hap1, whole genome shotgun sequence DNA includes these proteins:
- the LOC139359418 gene encoding small ribosomal subunit protein uS8-like: MVRMNVLADALKSINNAEKRGKRQVLIRPCSKVIVRFLTVMMKHGYIGEFEIIDDHRAGKIVVNLTGRLNKCGVISPRFDVQLKDLEKWQNNLLPSRQFGFIGLTTSAGIMDHEEARRKHTGGKILGFFF; this comes from the coding sequence ATGGTGCGCATGAATGTCCTGGCTGATGCTCTCAAGAGCATCAACAATGCCGAAAAGAGAGGCAAACGCCAGGTGCTTATTAGGCCGTGCTCCAAAGTCATCGTCCGGTTTCTCACTGTGATGATGAAGCATGGTTACATTGGCGAATTTGAAATCATTGATGATCACAGAGCTGGGAAAATTGTTGTGAACCTTACAGGCAGGCTAAACAAGTGTGGAGTGATCAGCCCCAGATTTGATGTGCAActcaaagatctagaaaaatGGCAGAATAACCTGCTTCCATCCCGCCAGTTTGGTTTCATTGGACTGACAACCTCAGCTGGCATCATGGACCATGaagaagcaagaagaaaacaCACAGGAGGGAAAATCCTGGGATTCTTTTTCTAG